One genomic window of Arachis hypogaea cultivar Tifrunner chromosome 8, arahy.Tifrunner.gnm2.J5K5, whole genome shotgun sequence includes the following:
- the LOC112707611 gene encoding protein PLASTID TRANSCRIPTIONALLY ACTIVE 7, which yields MAISFHPLTLPSAIPKIELRAANSWSPSLTVSSQMMSQMRKDSRGRRIWRRRRLTKKDEYLPFKMERVPFLEEQVRIIKEQGKLLTLDIYKLLLSEDNQFDFVNEIAAEANEYVENNVDEYGGEKKAILHVLSNRMNDMGFPRPDAYAESDPFKPGPDYLKQEFT from the exons ATGGCAATAAGCTTCCATCCCCTCACTCTACCTTCAGCTATACCG AAGATAGAGCTAAGAGCCGCAAATTCATGGAGCCCTAGCCTTACAGTTAGCTCACAG ATGATGTCCCAAATGCGAAAGGATAGTCGGGGACGACGGATATGGCGGCGAAGGAGATTG ACTAAAAAGGATGAATACTTGCCGTTCAAGATGGAGCGGGTACCTTTCCTGGAGGAGCAAGTTCGGATTATAAAGGAGCAGGGGAAACTGTTGACATTGGATATATACAAGTTGTTGTTATCAGAGGACAATCAGTTTGATTTTGTGAATGAGATAGCAGCTGAGGCAAATGAATATGTTGAGAACAATGTAGATGAGTATGGAGGTGAGAAGAAGGCCATTCTTCATGTTCTGAGCAACAGAATGAACGATATGGGGTTTCCCCGACCAGATGCATATGCCGAGTCTGATCCCTTCAAGCCCGGGCCTGATTATTTGAAACAAGAGTTCACATGA